From Gammaproteobacteria bacterium, one genomic window encodes:
- the coxB gene encoding cytochrome c oxidase subunit II — protein MTNAHADYTLNLTPGVTPISQDIYNLHMTIFWICVAIGVVVFSIMFYALIRHRKSLGVKPATFHGNTRIEIFWAVVPFLILVIMAVPATLVLMRMEDSSNADVNIKVTGYQWKWQYEYLDEGISFYSNLSTPLDQIKNKAPKDKWYLLQVDKPLVVPVHKKIRFLVTSNDVIHSWWVPALGIKRDAIPGFIHEAWARIETPGIYRGQCAELCGLNHGFMPIVVDARSEEDYAKWVQAQKSGAAEAQTQAVADNNKTWTQQELMQSGENLYNSQCAACHKPNGLGMPPAFPALVGSKIATGPVKNHIDIVLNGKPGTAMAAFGKQLNDADIAAIITYERNAWGNAEQNKYGKHAGGLVQPAEVAAARQTMSGETK, from the coding sequence ATGACCAATGCCCATGCTGACTATACTTTAAATCTCACACCCGGCGTTACGCCTATCAGTCAGGATATTTATAACCTGCACATGACCATTTTTTGGATTTGTGTTGCCATTGGTGTCGTGGTTTTTAGCATTATGTTTTACGCTTTAATCAGGCATCGTAAATCCTTAGGCGTCAAACCTGCAACTTTTCATGGCAACACCCGTATTGAAATTTTTTGGGCAGTCGTACCTTTTTTAATCCTGGTTATTATGGCGGTGCCAGCAACTTTAGTATTAATGCGTATGGAAGATAGCAGTAACGCCGATGTCAACATTAAGGTCACCGGGTATCAGTGGAAATGGCAATACGAATACCTAGATGAAGGTATTAGTTTTTATAGCAATCTCTCAACCCCATTGGATCAGATCAAAAACAAAGCCCCCAAAGATAAGTGGTACTTATTACAAGTCGATAAACCGCTGGTTGTCCCAGTACATAAAAAAATCCGCTTTTTAGTTACCTCCAATGATGTTATTCATTCCTGGTGGGTACCTGCTTTAGGAATCAAACGTGATGCTATCCCAGGCTTTATCCATGAAGCTTGGGCGCGAATTGAAACCCCAGGTATTTATCGCGGACAATGTGCTGAACTATGTGGATTAAATCATGGCTTTATGCCCATAGTGGTAGATGCCCGCAGTGAAGAAGATTATGCGAAGTGGGTACAGGCGCAGAAATCAGGCGCAGCGGAGGCGCAAACCCAAGCGGTAGCAGATAATAACAAAACCTGGACGCAACAAGAATTAATGCAGAGCGGTGAAAATTTGTATAACAGCCAGTGTGCTGCCTGCCATAAACCCAATGGCCTTGGCATGCCTCCTGCCTTTCCAGCACTGGTGGGCAGTAAAATTGCCACGGGTCCGGTTAAAAACCATATCGATATTGTCTTAAATGGTAAACCCGGCACTGCCATGGCAGCATTTGGCAAACAGCTAAATGATGCGGACATTGCTGCCATTATTACTTATGAGCGCAATGCTTGGGGAAATGCTGAACAAAATAAATATGGCAAACATGCAGGCGGCCTAGTACAACCCGCAGAAGTTGCGGCCGCGCGTCAAACAATGAGTGGGGAAACAAAATGA
- a CDS encoding tetratricopeptide repeat protein, with translation MPRTPMTPEREKKLKLEKGSPIRRSSVSDAISNTYFTPQTQTPRSSNPDRKKEEVTPSHKLGIDYYNLALNHEEGNGVDKDLKRALHFYHLAADQRHPKAQNKLGLRYLRGDGVEKDLSKAVRLFQSSANQQDAEGQYQLGLCLLDGVGDLKKDSKAAISYLTRATQQQHKSALKKLIEILPNSHRDNPEELYKLAMCFEGGINVKKDIPEAMRLYKLAALKSAEGIHLHKLAAAHGDSAAECRLGKFYERGLGVEVDLKRAVKYYALAASHGNIEAQNHLGRCYYEGIGVAKDVKQAALIYEAIPHAELTPTSKINLGFYYLLNPKPNIRPRIFQLFSEASDYNYDAKLSLGFCYEKGIGIFQDRKAAIRYYTEVWEHGRQTEALHRLGYCYQQEAKAGKPNADLKAVEYYKQCCDNLSAEDDAEKIEEVCGQLLALATEHNSRPALEQLVDICLHKLTDRSKIYHYIQPAAGLGHALAQNKLGEWLEAGDPSINIVPDQKTARLYYQAAANRNNAKAMYNLARCYQHGIGGEKNQIIATAWYKDSANQGNTDAMYHFAHCLRQGRGIEKDISEALRWYWCAAEQSPGHAKAQNELALIYEQGNEVNKDIKEAIRLYKCAAGQGYPPAQYNLANCYAEGCGVTQDLKEAARLYQLAAEKGHTKSQFSLGICYEQGYGVEKDAKAAIGLYKLAADAGLDKAQYYLGKCYSTGVAEAELEKDPEEAKKYFKLSAEQGYTEAKKSLSKLTPGSLERFFRRSKKTPQPLPPKTQSSSLETTLKVSPTGIIDSGH, from the coding sequence ATGCCTAGAACACCGATGACCCCAGAAAGAGAAAAAAAACTAAAACTAGAAAAAGGATCACCAATTAGAAGATCCAGTGTATCCGACGCTATATCCAATACATACTTCACTCCCCAAACCCAAACTCCACGATCATCCAATCCAGATAGGAAGAAAGAAGAAGTCACTCCTTCGCACAAATTAGGAATCGATTACTATAACTTAGCATTAAATCATGAAGAAGGTAACGGTGTTGACAAAGATCTAAAAAGAGCTCTGCATTTTTATCATTTAGCCGCCGACCAAAGACACCCAAAGGCACAAAATAAATTAGGTCTGCGTTATCTACGCGGCGATGGCGTTGAAAAAGATTTATCAAAAGCCGTGCGTTTATTTCAATCATCTGCTAACCAACAAGATGCTGAAGGTCAATATCAACTAGGACTATGCTTGCTAGATGGTGTAGGTGATTTAAAAAAAGATAGCAAAGCAGCGATCAGCTATTTAACACGCGCTACTCAGCAGCAGCATAAATCCGCTTTAAAAAAATTAATTGAAATACTACCAAACAGTCATCGAGATAATCCCGAAGAACTCTATAAGTTAGCAATGTGTTTTGAAGGTGGCATTAATGTAAAAAAAGATATACCAGAAGCGATGCGATTATATAAATTAGCTGCATTGAAAAGTGCAGAAGGCATACACCTACATAAACTGGCGGCTGCTCACGGAGATTCGGCGGCAGAATGTCGTTTAGGCAAATTTTATGAACGAGGGCTAGGTGTTGAAGTAGATCTCAAACGTGCTGTGAAATATTACGCTTTAGCGGCTAGCCATGGAAATATTGAAGCACAAAATCATTTAGGACGTTGTTATTACGAAGGTATCGGTGTGGCAAAAGATGTTAAACAAGCTGCGCTTATTTATGAAGCCATTCCCCACGCTGAATTAACTCCAACATCTAAAATTAATCTTGGATTTTATTATTTACTAAATCCAAAACCAAACATAAGACCACGTATATTCCAATTGTTTAGTGAAGCAAGTGACTATAATTATGATGCGAAACTTTCTTTAGGCTTTTGTTATGAAAAAGGCATAGGCATATTTCAAGATAGAAAAGCAGCTATACGCTATTATACAGAGGTCTGGGAGCATGGAAGACAAACCGAAGCCTTACATAGATTAGGATATTGTTATCAACAAGAAGCTAAAGCAGGAAAACCAAATGCTGATCTCAAAGCGGTTGAATATTATAAACAATGTTGTGATAACCTGAGCGCTGAAGATGATGCAGAAAAAATAGAAGAAGTTTGCGGGCAATTATTGGCATTAGCTACTGAACACAACAGTCGACCTGCTCTTGAGCAATTAGTAGATATCTGCTTGCACAAATTAACCGATCGCTCAAAAATATATCATTACATACAACCGGCGGCCGGTTTAGGACATGCCTTGGCACAAAATAAGCTAGGAGAATGGTTGGAAGCAGGCGATCCTTCCATCAACATAGTTCCAGATCAAAAAACAGCTAGACTATATTACCAAGCGGCTGCTAATCGAAATAATGCAAAAGCTATGTATAATTTGGCACGTTGTTACCAACATGGTATAGGTGGTGAAAAAAACCAAATCATAGCTACAGCCTGGTATAAGGATTCTGCCAATCAGGGTAATACCGATGCAATGTATCATTTTGCACATTGCCTACGTCAAGGCAGAGGAATCGAGAAAGATATATCTGAAGCTTTACGCTGGTATTGGTGTGCAGCTGAACAAAGCCCAGGCCATGCAAAAGCGCAGAATGAGCTTGCTCTTATTTATGAACAAGGCAATGAAGTTAACAAAGACATAAAAGAAGCCATACGTTTATACAAATGCGCAGCTGGACAAGGCTATCCTCCAGCGCAATATAATTTAGCTAACTGTTATGCGGAAGGCTGTGGTGTTACACAAGACCTAAAAGAGGCAGCACGTTTATATCAATTAGCTGCTGAAAAAGGCCATACTAAATCACAATTTAGTTTAGGTATCTGTTATGAACAGGGATACGGTGTAGAAAAAGATGCAAAGGCAGCAATCGGTTTATATAAATTAGCAGCTGATGCTGGACTAGATAAAGCTCAGTATTATCTTGGGAAGTGTTATTCCACTGGCGTTGCTGAAGCGGAGTTGGAAAAAGATCCAGAAGAAGCCAAAAAGTATTTTAAGTTATCTGCTGAACAGGGATATACAGAAGCCAAAAAAAGTTTAAGTAAACTAACACCTGGAAGTTTAGAGCGTTTTTTTAGAAGGTCTAAAAAGACTCCGCAACCACTACCTCCTAAAACACAATCATCTTCACTTGAAACAACTTTGAAGGTATCCCCCACGGGTATCATTGATTCTGGGCATTGA
- a CDS encoding cytochrome c oxidase assembly protein translates to MPESAPASNRPRTKSSKRLVIILLVCAVFMFGFGYALVPLYNVLCQKLGFNGKTSGMVAPVAVSAVDESRTITVQFLATNNANLPWKFHPYRTSIEVHPGENAKIAYFAKNLSDHPMTVQAVPSVSPGVAAKYLKKTECFCFAQQTLNSNESMDMPLLFHLDRDLPKDVKTVTLAYTLFDVTGMKKTANPDEIGKIK, encoded by the coding sequence ATGCCTGAGTCTGCACCTGCTAGCAATCGACCACGAACTAAAAGCAGCAAGCGTCTGGTGATTATATTATTAGTCTGTGCCGTGTTCATGTTTGGTTTTGGCTATGCATTGGTACCCTTATACAACGTATTGTGTCAAAAACTGGGATTTAATGGTAAAACTAGCGGCATGGTGGCACCGGTTGCGGTTTCAGCAGTAGATGAATCCAGAACGATTACCGTACAATTTTTGGCAACGAATAATGCCAATCTTCCCTGGAAGTTCCACCCCTATCGCACCAGTATCGAAGTGCATCCAGGTGAAAATGCTAAGATAGCTTATTTTGCGAAGAATCTGTCCGATCATCCTATGACGGTTCAAGCCGTACCCAGCGTGAGCCCTGGGGTAGCTGCTAAATATTTGAAAAAAACCGAATGCTTTTGTTTCGCTCAACAGACTTTAAATAGCAATGAAAGCATGGATATGCCACTTTTGTTCCATCTGGATCGAGATTTACCCAAAGATGTTAAGACGGTGACTTTAGCCTATACTTTATTTGATGTTACCGGGATGAAAAAAACGGCTAATCCAGATGAGATTGGTAAGATTAAATAA
- the ctaD gene encoding cytochrome c oxidase subunit I, whose protein sequence is MSENSVTQEHEVHAEHGPAWYGKGLGAWIKRWVFTTNHKDIGTLYLWLSCIMFFVAGTMALLIRAELFQPGERLLNPDLFNSMTTMHGLIMVFGVVMPAFVGLANWQIPMMIGAPDMALPRLNNWSFWILPFAFTLLLSTFLLPGSAPNYGWTFYAPLSTTYGPPSTDFMIFSIHLMGISSILGAINIIATIINMRAPGMHYMKMPVFVWSWFITAFLLLAIMPVLAGAVTMMLTDRHFGTTFFNAAGGGDPVLFQHVFWFFGHPEVYVLILPAFGVMSEVIPTFSRKPLFGYHFMVYAIMAIAILSYIVWAHHMFTVGIPLAAQLFFMYATMLIAVPTGIKVFNWVSTMYRGAITFETPMLFAIAFVFLFTIGGFSGLMLSIVPADYQYQDTYFVVAHFHYVLVPGSIFGIMTGVYYWLPKWTGKMYSEALGKWHFWLSVIGLNITFFPMHFLGLAGMPRRIPDYALQFTNFNAIASVGAFIFGFSQLLFLINIIWTIRKGRPATAQVWEGAHGLEWQLPSPAPYHSWTTPPKV, encoded by the coding sequence ATGAGTGAAAATTCGGTAACGCAAGAACATGAAGTGCACGCTGAGCATGGTCCTGCCTGGTATGGCAAGGGTCTTGGCGCATGGATAAAGCGTTGGGTTTTTACCACTAATCACAAAGATATTGGCACGTTATATCTGTGGTTATCCTGCATCATGTTTTTTGTGGCAGGAACCATGGCGTTATTGATCCGCGCGGAATTGTTCCAGCCAGGCGAGCGTCTACTCAATCCTGATTTGTTTAATTCAATGACCACCATGCATGGTTTAATCATGGTATTTGGTGTGGTTATGCCGGCATTTGTTGGCCTTGCTAACTGGCAGATCCCAATGATGATCGGTGCACCAGATATGGCTTTGCCGCGATTGAATAATTGGAGCTTCTGGATATTACCGTTTGCGTTTACTCTATTATTAAGTACCTTCTTATTACCAGGCTCAGCGCCTAATTATGGATGGACTTTCTATGCACCATTGTCAACCACTTATGGCCCGCCTAGCACAGACTTCATGATCTTTTCCATACACCTGATGGGGATTTCCTCTATTTTAGGTGCTATCAATATCATCGCCACTATCATTAACATGCGCGCTCCAGGCATGCATTATATGAAAATGCCGGTGTTTGTCTGGAGTTGGTTTATCACGGCATTTTTGTTATTAGCGATTATGCCAGTGTTGGCAGGTGCAGTGACCATGATGCTGACTGACCGGCATTTTGGTACCACCTTCTTTAATGCGGCTGGCGGCGGCGATCCAGTGTTATTTCAACATGTATTCTGGTTTTTCGGCCATCCCGAAGTCTATGTGCTGATTTTGCCGGCATTTGGTGTCATGTCAGAAGTCATTCCAACTTTTAGCCGTAAGCCTTTATTTGGCTATCACTTCATGGTCTATGCCATTATGGCTATTGCCATATTGTCTTATATTGTTTGGGCGCATCATATGTTTACGGTCGGTATTCCTCTGGCGGCGCAATTATTCTTTATGTATGCCACTATGTTGATTGCAGTGCCTACGGGAATTAAGGTATTCAATTGGGTCAGCACCATGTATCGGGGTGCTATCACTTTTGAAACACCTATGTTATTTGCTATCGCTTTTGTATTTTTATTTACCATTGGTGGCTTTTCCGGTCTGATGCTCTCGATTGTCCCTGCGGACTATCAGTATCAAGATACGTATTTTGTGGTGGCGCATTTCCACTATGTATTAGTGCCAGGTTCAATTTTTGGCATCATGACCGGCGTGTATTATTGGCTGCCAAAATGGACAGGTAAAATGTATAGTGAAGCTTTAGGCAAATGGCATTTCTGGTTATCGGTCATTGGGTTGAACATCACATTTTTCCCTATGCATTTTCTGGGATTAGCAGGTATGCCGCGACGCATTCCTGATTATGCGCTACAGTTTACGAATTTTAATGCTATCGCTAGTGTCGGCGCATTTATATTTGGTTTTTCACAGTTATTGTTTCTTATAAACATCATTTGGACTATTCGTAAAGGGAGACCGGCAACCGCGCAAGTATGGGAAGGTGCACATGGGCTGGAGTGGCAATTGCCTTCACCCGCTCCGTATCATAGCTGGACAACACCGCCTAAAGTTTGA
- a CDS encoding leucyl aminopeptidase family protein has product MLNCFTQMEEGAVPIIPIYEDQLANWSEQQEERVKNWVNSIGFRAKSGTFGLLCDATGKLEKVLLGMTHAKDLAVFGQLAVNLPKGHYKIAAAFDKEQYYQAFLAWGMASYQFTPFKKFPPLEAKLYLSENDVHSAYLEAVLRAIYLVRDLINTPADDMTPGDLMEAASHVAEELGGKVKHIFGDELLKAGYPTIYAVGRASQHPPGLIDLHWGNPSHPKVTLVGKGVCFDTGGLDIKNASSMALMKKDMAGAAHVLGLARIIMALKLPVNLRVLIPAVENAVSGDSYHPGDVLVTRKGLTVEVTNTDAEGRLVLSDALHEAATEKPELLLDFATLTGAARVALGTDIAALFTPDDELAASLMACGKAENDLLWRLPIHAPYRKMLDSRIADLTNSSQAPYAGAITAAVFLKEFVPDDIAWAHFDIMAWNTSSKPAAPEGGEACALRAVARYLYERFAP; this is encoded by the coding sequence ATGCTAAATTGCTTTACCCAGATGGAAGAAGGCGCTGTTCCCATTATCCCGATTTATGAGGATCAATTGGCCAATTGGTCAGAACAACAGGAAGAAAGGGTTAAAAATTGGGTAAATTCAATAGGTTTTCGCGCTAAATCCGGTACATTTGGTTTGTTGTGTGATGCAACGGGTAAGCTTGAAAAAGTGTTATTGGGCATGACCCATGCTAAAGATTTAGCTGTATTCGGACAATTGGCAGTCAATTTGCCCAAGGGGCACTACAAAATTGCCGCAGCATTTGATAAAGAACAATATTACCAGGCTTTTTTAGCTTGGGGCATGGCCAGCTATCAGTTTACCCCCTTTAAAAAATTTCCTCCTCTAGAAGCAAAACTCTATTTGTCTGAGAATGATGTCCATAGTGCATATTTAGAAGCTGTGCTGAGAGCCATTTATCTGGTCCGGGATTTGATTAATACACCTGCCGATGATATGACCCCTGGTGATTTAATGGAGGCAGCTTCGCATGTGGCTGAAGAATTGGGTGGCAAAGTAAAACACATTTTTGGCGATGAATTGTTAAAAGCTGGTTACCCCACGATCTACGCGGTTGGCCGTGCCAGTCAACATCCCCCTGGTTTGATTGATCTGCATTGGGGTAATCCCAGTCATCCTAAGGTCACTTTAGTGGGTAAAGGGGTGTGTTTTGACACGGGAGGGTTGGATATCAAGAATGCATCGAGCATGGCTTTGATGAAAAAAGACATGGCTGGTGCTGCGCATGTGCTTGGGTTGGCACGAATTATCATGGCACTAAAATTACCGGTCAACCTGCGTGTATTGATTCCTGCTGTGGAAAATGCGGTTTCAGGCGATTCTTATCATCCAGGTGATGTGCTGGTCACACGCAAAGGACTCACCGTCGAAGTCACTAACACAGATGCTGAGGGTCGTTTGGTATTAAGCGATGCACTGCATGAAGCGGCAACGGAAAAACCTGAGTTGTTACTGGATTTTGCTACCTTGACCGGTGCAGCGCGAGTTGCTTTGGGGACGGATATCGCTGCGCTTTTTACACCGGATGACGAATTGGCGGCTAGTTTAATGGCTTGTGGGAAGGCGGAGAACGATCTGCTTTGGCGCTTGCCTATTCATGCACCTTATCGAAAAATGTTGGATAGCAGAATTGCTGACCTGACTAATTCATCTCAAGCACCTTATGCCGGAGCCATTACTGCAGCAGTTTTTCTAAAAGAATTCGTTCCAGATGATATTGCCTGGGCTCACTTTGATATTATGGCTTGGAATACCAGCTCTAAACCCGCAGCGCCTGAAGGCGGCGAGGCTTGTGCACTGCGTGCCGTGGCGCGTTATCTTTACGAGCGATTTGCTCCTTAG
- a CDS encoding cytochrome c oxidase subunit 3 has protein sequence MSQPTKGGYYLPDPSFWPIIGSIGLFCIMFGAANWLHSVYYGPYIFFLGVAIIIFVIFGWFGTVIRENQHGLYDNKHIDMSFRLGMCWFIFSEVMFFGVFFGALFYSRVLSVPWIGGEGHGVMTHILLWPNFNPTWPVLHNPDPSLFVAPKSVMETWGLPALNTLILLTSGVTITVAHWGILQNRRMQALIAQALTALLGICFLTMQAHEYTIAYLEKGLTLGSGIYGTTFFMLTGFHALHVTIGTIMLIVIFFRIYKHHFDQHSHFAFEAVSWYWHFVDVVWLLLFVFVYWM, from the coding sequence ATGTCACAACCAACCAAAGGTGGTTATTACCTACCAGACCCAAGCTTTTGGCCTATCATAGGCTCAATCGGTTTATTTTGTATCATGTTTGGTGCAGCAAACTGGTTACACAGTGTCTACTATGGTCCGTATATATTTTTTCTGGGCGTAGCCATCATCATTTTTGTGATATTTGGTTGGTTTGGCACAGTCATACGCGAAAATCAGCATGGCCTATACGATAATAAACACATAGACATGTCATTTCGCTTAGGCATGTGTTGGTTCATTTTTTCAGAAGTCATGTTCTTTGGTGTATTTTTTGGCGCGTTATTCTATTCGCGAGTTCTCTCTGTGCCTTGGATAGGTGGAGAGGGGCATGGTGTAATGACCCATATATTATTATGGCCTAATTTCAATCCCACCTGGCCGGTATTACATAACCCCGATCCCAGCTTATTTGTTGCGCCCAAAAGCGTGATGGAAACTTGGGGTTTGCCAGCATTGAATACCCTTATCCTGTTGACCAGCGGTGTCACCATCACTGTAGCACATTGGGGTATACTGCAAAACCGTCGCATGCAAGCCTTGATTGCACAAGCTTTAACTGCGCTTCTGGGTATTTGCTTTCTTACCATGCAAGCACACGAATATACCATCGCCTATTTGGAAAAAGGCTTAACCTTAGGTTCAGGCATTTACGGTACGACCTTTTTCATGCTGACCGGCTTTCACGCACTGCACGTCACCATTGGCACGATCATGCTGATCGTCATTTTTTTCCGTATTTATAAACACCATTTTGATCAGCACAGCCATTTCGCTTTTGAGGCGGTGTCGTGGTATTGGCACTTTGTAGACGTGGTATGGTTGCTATTGTTTGTATTTGTGTACTGGATGTAA
- a CDS encoding hemolysin family protein codes for MTQLLLIILALLLVALNGFFVAAEFGLVKLRNTRIQAIKAVYGKRGEILERVHTHLDAYLSACQLGITLASLGLGWIGEPAFARLLEPLLHEVGIFSERAVAGIAFFLAFFIISFLHIVAGELAPKSLAIRQPQKISLWTSLPLYYFYWLMYPFIWLLNKSANLILKFLGTAAKPETESVYYSSDELKLILHGSHTHGELEEEEHEILDNVLDFADLKVADIMRPIEEMVALSLNCAFDANVTTMSQHRFSRYPVYETDPQHMMGVVHVKDIFFKQTREPSLAELMRPILTVGTDLLALNLFRRFRAGLTHFAVVKHSGTLVGFVTLNDILNALLGQIHDEFSKSTPDWLTTKDGALLMRGNAPLYLLEKALHITLPEMEANTIAGLLLSTLERLPKPHERVSFEQFDIEVLKIKGPKILLVKIITTISPPLKKRKE; via the coding sequence ATGACCCAACTCCTTCTCATCATCTTAGCCCTATTACTGGTGGCACTTAACGGATTCTTCGTTGCAGCAGAATTTGGCCTGGTTAAATTACGCAATACCCGCATACAAGCCATTAAAGCTGTTTATGGTAAACGCGGCGAAATTTTGGAACGGGTTCATACACATCTAGACGCCTATTTATCCGCCTGCCAGCTCGGCATTACTTTAGCATCACTGGGATTAGGCTGGATTGGCGAACCTGCTTTTGCACGGCTGTTAGAACCACTCTTGCATGAAGTGGGCATTTTTTCCGAAAGAGCAGTCGCCGGCATCGCATTTTTTCTCGCCTTCTTCATTATTTCTTTTCTACATATTGTCGCAGGAGAGCTCGCTCCCAAATCCTTAGCCATTCGTCAGCCACAAAAAATTTCGCTGTGGACATCTTTGCCTTTGTATTATTTTTATTGGCTTATGTATCCGTTTATTTGGTTATTAAATAAAAGCGCTAATTTAATATTGAAATTTTTGGGAACTGCCGCCAAACCTGAAACTGAAAGCGTGTATTATTCATCTGATGAACTAAAATTAATACTCCACGGCAGCCATACCCACGGGGAGCTTGAGGAAGAAGAACATGAAATTTTAGATAATGTCTTGGATTTCGCTGATTTAAAAGTGGCTGATATCATGCGCCCCATAGAAGAAATGGTCGCTTTATCACTCAATTGTGCTTTTGATGCGAATGTTACCACTATGAGCCAACATCGCTTTAGCCGTTATCCCGTTTATGAAACTGATCCTCAGCATATGATGGGTGTCGTGCATGTAAAAGATATTTTCTTTAAGCAAACGCGTGAACCTTCCTTGGCCGAGCTGATGCGACCCATATTAACTGTGGGTACTGACTTGTTGGCTTTGAACTTGTTCCGCAGGTTTCGTGCGGGTTTAACCCATTTTGCTGTGGTTAAACATAGCGGGACTTTAGTGGGTTTTGTGACCTTGAATGATATTTTAAATGCGTTGCTAGGTCAGATTCATGATGAATTCAGTAAATCTACGCCAGACTGGTTAACTACAAAAGACGGCGCTTTATTAATGCGAGGTAATGCGCCTTTGTATCTTTTGGAAAAAGCTTTGCATATTACTTTACCTGAAATGGAAGCAAATACTATTGCGGGTCTGTTATTATCGACGCTGGAACGTTTACCTAAGCCGCATGAACGGGTTAGTTTTGAGCAGTTTGATATTGAGGTTTTAAAAATTAAGGGACCGAAGATTTTATTGGTGAAAATTATAACTACTATTTCTCCCCCTTTGAAAAAGAGGAAGGAATAG